The proteins below come from a single Chryseobacterium sp. MA9 genomic window:
- a CDS encoding serine hydrolase, with the protein MKQKLSFFIFLLTVGLANAQVEEKKLDELIQNTLKTFDVPGMSVGIVKDGKMIYSKGFGVRSLTTKQPMDDNTLVGIASNSKGFTCVALAILADEGKLNWDDKVSKYIPEFQMYDPYVSQNVTIKDLITHRAGLGLGQGDLMFFPEGGSLTVNDIVHNVRYLKPENPFRTKLDYNNIMFIVAGEVIHRVSGLSWAEFIEQRIMKPVGMTSSFGSYSRAKTTANKIDAHAPVDGKAIAVPHDWNETANAAGGIMSNIKDMTAWAECLLNNFTTKDGKKLVSDKNVQQLWNLQIPDRVAAKNPYDTSFYGYGLGWFLSDVKGHKQVQHTGGLIGTVTQFTLIPDMKLGIVVLTNQQSGAAFNTITNTVKDSYLGVADRNWLKTYGDRMSKMETEFNKQKKDAFAKSEAFKKEKSLQPKAEQFTGTYNDVWFGDVEIAQEGNVYRISCKNSPRLKGELLPYSNNSFIIKWDDRSYDADAYIIFSYDENGKAESARLKAISDVTDFSFDFDDLDLKRK; encoded by the coding sequence ATGAAACAGAAACTTTCTTTTTTCATTTTTCTTTTGACCGTAGGATTGGCTAATGCGCAGGTTGAAGAAAAAAAGCTGGATGAACTGATCCAAAATACCCTGAAAACCTTTGATGTACCTGGAATGTCCGTAGGAATTGTAAAAGACGGGAAAATGATTTACTCCAAAGGTTTTGGAGTACGTTCTCTTACAACCAAACAGCCTATGGATGATAATACATTGGTAGGAATTGCTTCCAACTCTAAAGGTTTTACATGTGTGGCACTGGCGATCTTAGCAGATGAAGGAAAACTGAACTGGGATGATAAAGTTTCCAAATATATTCCTGAGTTTCAAATGTATGATCCATATGTTTCTCAAAATGTAACAATAAAGGACCTTATTACGCACAGAGCTGGATTAGGCCTTGGACAGGGAGATCTTATGTTTTTTCCGGAAGGAGGAAGCTTAACGGTTAATGATATCGTTCACAACGTAAGATACCTGAAACCTGAAAATCCTTTCAGAACAAAATTGGATTACAATAACATCATGTTTATTGTTGCCGGAGAAGTGATTCACAGGGTTTCCGGATTAAGCTGGGCAGAATTTATTGAGCAGAGAATTATGAAGCCTGTAGGAATGACTTCAAGCTTTGGAAGTTACAGCAGAGCAAAAACTACAGCCAATAAAATTGACGCTCATGCTCCAGTAGATGGAAAAGCCATTGCTGTTCCTCACGACTGGAACGAAACAGCAAATGCTGCAGGAGGAATTATGAGTAATATTAAGGATATGACAGCTTGGGCAGAATGTCTGTTAAATAATTTCACCACCAAGGATGGGAAAAAATTAGTTTCAGATAAAAATGTTCAACAACTGTGGAATCTTCAGATCCCTGACAGAGTTGCGGCAAAAAATCCATACGATACAAGCTTCTACGGATATGGTTTAGGCTGGTTCCTGAGTGATGTTAAAGGACATAAACAGGTACAGCACACAGGAGGATTGATTGGAACGGTTACACAGTTTACTTTAATCCCGGATATGAAACTGGGAATTGTAGTTTTAACGAACCAACAGTCCGGAGCTGCTTTCAATACCATTACCAATACAGTGAAAGATTCTTATCTTGGCGTGGCAGACAGAAACTGGCTGAAAACATATGGCGACAGAATGTCTAAAATGGAGACTGAGTTCAACAAACAGAAGAAAGATGCCTTTGCAAAATCAGAAGCCTTCAAAAAAGAAAAATCTCTTCAGCCAAAAGCAGAACAGTTTACAGGAACTTATAATGATGTTTGGTTTGGCGATGTAGAAATTGCACAAGAAGGAAATGTATACAGAATTTCATGTAAAAACTCTCCAAGATTAAAAGGAGAGCTGCTTCCTTATTCCAACAATTCTTTCATTATCAAATGGGATGATAGAAGCTATGATGCAGACGCTTATATTATTTTCAGTTATGACGAAAACGGAAAAGCAGAATCCGCAAGGCTGAAGGCAATTTCTGATGTAACAGATTTCAGTTTTGATTTTGATGATCTGGATTTGAAGAGAAAATAA
- a CDS encoding archaemetzincin — protein sequence MNRGKYNVTSLFFYAGLFILLFSCQKQKRSYFESIALNDIKLSASPRPGSWRYNHDEHFQTFEDFQKLKKIKPEPGKNTIYLQPIGKFDELQEKEIALTKEYLKIYFQLETKILPVLPNTIFPDKVKRISEEGKEQILAGYVLDSILIKRKPKDAIVLMGITEKDLFPKPEWNYVFGLASYEDGVGVTSMYRFANGHLTDSKFNESLLRLIKISSHEIGHMFGISHCLNANCVMNGTNSLPETDSHLARACSLCQRKLNSSIHYNDRKRLLELKNFFEKQHLNTELTLANQDLNLAQ from the coding sequence ATGAACCGGGGAAAATATAACGTTACGTCTCTCTTTTTTTATGCAGGTCTGTTCATTCTTCTTTTTTCATGTCAGAAACAGAAGAGATCTTATTTTGAATCAATTGCACTGAATGATATAAAACTCTCGGCTTCTCCAAGACCCGGAAGCTGGCGGTATAATCATGATGAGCATTTCCAGACATTTGAAGATTTTCAGAAATTAAAAAAGATAAAGCCCGAACCTGGAAAAAACACTATTTATCTTCAACCCATCGGAAAGTTTGATGAACTTCAGGAAAAAGAAATAGCACTCACAAAAGAATATTTAAAAATATATTTCCAGCTGGAAACAAAAATCCTTCCCGTTTTACCCAATACGATCTTTCCTGATAAAGTCAAAAGAATTTCAGAGGAAGGAAAGGAACAGATTCTGGCAGGTTATGTACTGGACAGCATTCTAATCAAAAGAAAGCCCAAAGATGCTATAGTACTGATGGGAATTACAGAGAAAGATCTTTTTCCAAAACCGGAATGGAACTATGTTTTCGGGCTTGCATCTTATGAAGACGGTGTAGGTGTAACGTCTATGTACAGATTTGCAAATGGTCATTTAACAGACTCCAAATTCAATGAAAGTCTTCTAAGATTAATAAAGATCAGTTCACACGAGATCGGGCATATGTTCGGAATCAGCCATTGCCTGAATGCCAACTGTGTGATGAATGGAACCAATTCACTTCCGGAAACAGATTCTCATCTTGCAAGAGCTTGCTCATTGTGTCAAAGAAAACTGAATTCCAGCATCCATTATAATGATAGAAAAAGACTTTTGGAATTAAAAAATTTCTTCGAAAAACAGCACCTTAATACAGAACTTACTTTAGCTAATCAGGACCTGAATCTTGCACAGTAA
- a CDS encoding histidine phosphatase family protein produces the protein MKKLILVRHAKSDWPEETEDFDRPLADKGLTDAMHMSRFLKNNNISIDHFVSSPAVRALNTCKIFNQAYQLDCSTDEKLYNPSERSFESVIYDLDDTLNSVAFFSHNNGISNFANSISEDIFHFPTCGVAGFEVDCESWSEFDGAKKKLLFFYEPGKI, from the coding sequence ATGAAGAAACTCATCCTCGTAAGACATGCAAAAAGCGACTGGCCGGAGGAAACGGAGGACTTTGACAGACCTTTGGCAGACAAGGGTTTGACAGACGCTATGCACATGTCCAGATTCCTTAAAAACAATAATATTTCCATCGATCACTTTGTGTCCAGCCCCGCGGTACGCGCACTGAATACCTGTAAAATTTTTAATCAGGCTTATCAACTTGACTGTTCTACTGATGAAAAATTGTATAATCCTTCGGAAAGAAGTTTTGAATCTGTAATTTATGACCTGGATGATACTCTGAATTCAGTTGCTTTTTTCTCTCACAATAATGGAATTTCCAATTTTGCCAATTCTATTTCTGAAGATATTTTCCATTTTCCCACCTGCGGAGTTGCTGGTTTTGAGGTAGACTGTGAATCCTGGTCCGAATTTGACGGTGCCAAAAAGAAACTTCTGTTCTTTTATGAACCGGGGAAAATATAA
- the ruvX gene encoding Holliday junction resolvase RuvX, translating into MGQILAIDYGKARCGIAATDDMQIIASGLETVENRFLLEFLKKYFSENKVDEVVVGLPIDLKGNVSEVEIDILKFIEEFKKEFSDIAVHRFDERFTSKMASFFISQSGKSKKKRQEKGLIDKVSATIILQNFLEQRLR; encoded by the coding sequence ATGGGACAAATCCTTGCAATTGACTACGGAAAGGCTCGTTGTGGTATCGCTGCAACTGATGATATGCAGATTATTGCCAGTGGGCTGGAGACTGTAGAGAACCGCTTTTTATTGGAATTTTTGAAAAAATATTTCAGTGAAAATAAGGTAGATGAAGTAGTAGTTGGGCTTCCCATAGATTTGAAAGGAAACGTTTCGGAAGTAGAAATCGATATTTTAAAATTCATTGAAGAATTTAAAAAAGAATTTTCGGATATTGCGGTCCATCGTTTTGATGAAAGATTTACATCCAAAATGGCTTCGTTTTTTATTTCCCAAAGTGGAAAAAGTAAGAAAAAGAGGCAGGAAAAAGGATTAATAGATAAAGTAAGTGCAACCATTATATTGCAGAATTTTTTAGAACAAAGATTAAGATGA
- the def gene encoding peptide deformylase gives MILPIRAFGDPVLRKVGKDIDKDYPELQELIDNMFETMYSANGIGLAAPQIGLDIRVFIIDVTPLAEDEDYEDIKDELAEFKKVFINARILEESGEEWKFNEGCLSIPDVREDVKRKGTIVIEYYDENFVKHTETFSDIRARVIQHEYDHIEGVLFTDHLSALKKKLVKGKLTKISQGDVNIGYKMRFPK, from the coding sequence ATGATTTTACCGATAAGAGCTTTTGGGGATCCTGTTTTGAGAAAAGTGGGAAAAGATATAGACAAAGATTATCCCGAATTACAGGAATTGATAGATAACATGTTCGAAACGATGTACAGTGCAAATGGCATAGGTCTTGCAGCGCCTCAGATCGGTTTGGATATCCGTGTATTTATAATAGATGTTACACCTCTTGCCGAAGATGAGGATTATGAAGATATTAAAGATGAACTGGCAGAGTTTAAAAAAGTATTCATCAATGCCAGAATTCTTGAAGAATCAGGTGAAGAATGGAAGTTCAATGAGGGATGTCTTTCTATTCCGGATGTAAGAGAAGATGTAAAAAGAAAAGGTACAATCGTTATTGAATATTATGACGAAAATTTTGTGAAACATACAGAAACTTTTTCCGATATTAGAGCCCGCGTAATTCAGCATGAGTATGACCACATTGAAGGGGTACTGTTTACTGACCACCTGAGTGCTCTGAAGAAGAAACTGGTAAAAGGTAAACTGACAAAAATCTCTCAGGGTGACGTAAACATTGGTTACAAAATGAGATTTCCAAAATAA
- a CDS encoding DUF5606 domain-containing protein — protein MLLEKIISISGKPGLYKLVSQLRNGFIIEDVTSKKKVSIGNSSQVSLLDNIAMFTFEKEVPLFEVFENIAKNNDYKETISHKSSDADLKEFMLSSLPNYDTERVYASDIKKLAQWYNVLHKAGYITPESFVKAEPETLDGEPAEELNIEKEAKKAPKAEKPAAPKVKATSAAKSAPKSTHRKQG, from the coding sequence ATGCTGTTAGAAAAAATAATTTCAATTTCTGGAAAACCAGGACTTTACAAATTAGTTTCTCAATTAAGAAACGGATTCATCATTGAAGATGTTACCAGTAAGAAAAAAGTAAGTATTGGAAACTCAAGCCAGGTAAGTTTGTTGGATAATATTGCCATGTTTACATTTGAGAAAGAAGTTCCTTTGTTCGAAGTTTTTGAAAATATTGCTAAAAACAACGACTACAAGGAAACAATCTCTCACAAATCTTCTGATGCAGACTTGAAGGAATTTATGTTGTCTTCTTTACCTAACTATGATACAGAAAGAGTATATGCTTCTGATATCAAGAAATTGGCTCAGTGGTACAATGTTCTTCATAAAGCGGGATATATTACTCCTGAAAGTTTTGTAAAGGCAGAGCCTGAAACTTTGGATGGAGAGCCTGCAGAAGAACTAAACATTGAAAAAGAAGCTAAGAAAGCTCCAAAAGCAGAAAAACCTGCTGCACCAAAAGTAAAAGCTACTTCAGCTGCAAAATCAGCTCCAAAAAGTACGCACAGAAAACAAGGATAA
- the mazG gene encoding nucleoside triphosphate pyrophosphohydrolase — MNTKQEKLEAFGRLLDIMDDLREKCPWDQKQTLESLRHLTLEETYELSDAILQNDLQEIKKELGDVLLHLVFYAKIGSEKESFDIADVINSLNEKLIFRHPHIYGDTEVKDEEEVKQNWEKLKLKEGNKSILGGVPKSLPSLVKAYRIQDKVKGIGFEFHDAEDAWKKVDEEIQEFHAETDLDKKEQELGDVFFSLINYARISGINPDSALERTNLKFISRFQKMEGLAEEQDLKLADMSLEEMDVLWEKAKKLS; from the coding sequence ATGAATACGAAACAGGAGAAACTAGAGGCCTTCGGAAGATTACTGGATATCATGGATGATCTGCGTGAAAAATGTCCTTGGGACCAGAAACAGACTTTAGAGTCGCTTCGCCATCTTACCCTTGAAGAAACCTATGAGCTTTCAGATGCTATTTTACAGAATGATTTGCAGGAGATAAAAAAAGAACTGGGAGATGTTCTGCTTCACCTGGTTTTTTATGCTAAAATTGGTTCTGAAAAAGAAAGTTTTGATATCGCAGATGTGATCAATTCTCTTAATGAAAAGCTGATTTTCCGCCATCCTCATATCTATGGAGATACCGAAGTGAAAGATGAGGAAGAGGTGAAACAGAATTGGGAAAAATTAAAACTAAAAGAAGGAAATAAGTCCATTTTGGGTGGAGTGCCGAAAAGTTTGCCAAGTTTGGTAAAAGCCTACAGAATCCAGGATAAGGTAAAAGGAATTGGTTTTGAATTTCATGATGCCGAAGATGCATGGAAAAAAGTTGATGAGGAGATTCAGGAGTTTCATGCTGAGACGGATCTCGATAAAAAGGAGCAGGAGCTGGGTGATGTGTTTTTCTCATTGATCAATTATGCCAGAATCTCTGGAATTAATCCTGATTCTGCTTTGGAAAGAACCAACCTGAAATTTATTTCACGATTTCAAAAGATGGAAGGGCTTGCCGAAGAACAGGATTTAAAACTTGCCGATATGTCTCTGGAAGAAATGGATGTTCTCTGGGAAAAGGCAAAAAAACTTTCATAA
- a CDS encoding metallophosphoesterase, protein MNLSFKTHLKNTSIVLRTVMSAGALYSCATYNVQKGKNLFEVKDSEIKSENDFKLFLIGDAGNADEPQAQKTLSLLKNQLDSADSNSMLIFLGDNIYPNGMPKETDKEYASAKEKLENQLAITKNFKGKTLVIPGNHDWYNGLEGLNTQEGLVKKYLDDKKAFLPKNGCPIDDINVSKDIKLIAIDTEWVIANWDNYPGINKNCNIKTRENFFDEFKDLIIKNQGKKIIVALHHPIISSGTHAGFNSAKSHLFPLKSKIPVPGVASLINILRSSSGASPEDINNQHYADLANRLKSIVQDKENIIFVSGHDHNLQYHEDENIRQIISGAGSKTDPSTIIEKTDFSYGGSGFAVLNFRKDESTDVEYFSTKDAKLQKLTHISVISKPDVFVNNFPNSFPQTFSSTIYPVQLTEKGKFYRWLWGDHYRRYYGIPIEAPTANLSELNGGYIPFREGGGNQSNSLRLKSTDGQEFVMRGVKKSAIRFLNNMAFQKSTLGEELADTFPEKFLLDFYTTNHPFTPFTIGNMSEKLGIFHSNPKLYYIPKQQALGRYNENYGDEMYMIEERFSSDPKTLAYLGNAKDIVSTDDVLKNLSKNNKYSVDRESYIRARLFDMLIGDWDRHSDQWKWAEYEVGDKVVYKPIPKDRDQAFSKYDGAAFRLIMNVPAIRHMKTFTEDISSVKWLAMEPYPMDLVFLKGADQTEWETQAKYIQDHLTDADIDDAFHNLPKEVQDDTIAEIQRKLKVRKTKLQSYAAQYYDVLQKKVSLAGTVNPDKFVITKNGHSVLVQQYKLGKDKDKNELVFEKTYYDSKTKELWIYGLEDDDIYEVAGTGNPRMNIRLIGGYNHDTYTVSDGRKVKIYDFKSQKNTYNAGNATRNITDDYDINSYNYKHPKYNSFAGYPNLDYNPDDGVIVGVLANYTVNNFIRDPYTQRHSLKANFYTATAGFSLTYKGVFKKAISGWDFNLDAFYTTPRFSQNFFGLSNESEYDKETTEREYNRARISKFNFAPSISQKSWMNLSHQFQLTFEDNKVQRKADRFINQSPDVRPGVFDSQQFVGANYTFGYKNADNVAFPTLGLEFMLNADWKATLSDFNRNFLTVKGKLAIDHRIDKKGKFVFANSSNVMWINNNNFEFYQAATIGGNNGMRAFRNERFSGRSYFTNNSEVRWDFGRVRNNIIPANMGILIGYDIGRVWNDNENSRKWHQSAGAGVWLSIVEMVSARLNYFYGSDGGRLSAGIGMKF, encoded by the coding sequence ATGAATTTATCCTTTAAAACTCATCTAAAAAATACTTCTATTGTTCTTCGAACTGTAATGTCCGCAGGAGCACTTTATTCCTGTGCTACATATAACGTACAAAAGGGCAAAAACTTATTTGAAGTAAAAGATTCTGAGATAAAATCTGAAAATGATTTTAAACTTTTTCTGATTGGAGATGCAGGAAATGCAGATGAACCTCAGGCACAAAAAACACTTAGTTTACTGAAAAACCAACTGGATTCTGCAGACAGCAACTCTATGCTGATCTTTTTGGGAGATAATATCTATCCCAACGGCATGCCCAAAGAAACAGATAAAGAGTATGCCTCAGCTAAAGAAAAACTGGAGAATCAACTTGCTATTACTAAAAATTTCAAGGGTAAAACATTGGTAATTCCTGGAAATCATGACTGGTATAACGGACTGGAAGGATTGAACACCCAGGAAGGACTGGTAAAAAAATACCTAGACGACAAAAAAGCTTTTCTGCCTAAAAACGGATGCCCTATTGATGATATCAACGTCTCTAAAGATATTAAGCTTATTGCTATTGATACGGAATGGGTTATTGCAAACTGGGACAACTACCCCGGAATCAATAAAAATTGTAATATCAAAACCCGTGAGAATTTTTTTGATGAATTTAAAGATCTCATTATCAAAAATCAGGGTAAAAAAATCATTGTTGCTTTACACCATCCCATTATCAGCAGTGGAACTCATGCCGGCTTTAATTCTGCAAAGTCACATCTTTTTCCTTTAAAAAGTAAGATCCCTGTTCCTGGTGTTGCAAGCTTAATCAATATTTTAAGAAGTTCCTCAGGAGCAAGTCCTGAAGATATCAATAACCAGCATTACGCGGATCTGGCCAACAGATTGAAAAGTATCGTTCAGGATAAGGAAAATATTATTTTCGTTTCCGGGCATGATCATAATCTTCAATATCATGAGGATGAAAACATAAGACAAATCATCAGTGGTGCTGGTTCTAAAACAGATCCGTCTACCATTATAGAAAAAACTGATTTTTCTTACGGAGGCAGCGGTTTTGCCGTTTTAAATTTCAGAAAAGACGAAAGTACAGACGTTGAATATTTTTCTACAAAAGATGCAAAGCTTCAAAAACTGACTCATATTTCAGTAATTTCCAAGCCGGATGTATTTGTTAATAACTTTCCAAATTCTTTTCCTCAGACATTCTCTTCCACTATTTACCCGGTACAGCTTACTGAAAAAGGGAAATTTTACCGTTGGTTATGGGGAGATCATTACAGAAGATATTACGGAATACCAATTGAGGCTCCAACAGCAAATCTTTCAGAATTGAACGGAGGATATATTCCTTTCAGAGAAGGTGGGGGGAACCAATCCAACAGTTTACGTTTGAAATCTACAGATGGACAGGAGTTTGTGATGCGTGGAGTGAAAAAAAGTGCTATCCGCTTTCTTAACAATATGGCTTTCCAGAAAAGTACATTAGGAGAAGAACTTGCAGATACATTCCCTGAAAAATTTCTGCTGGATTTTTATACGACCAATCATCCGTTTACCCCATTTACTATTGGAAATATGTCAGAAAAGCTGGGTATTTTCCACAGTAATCCAAAACTGTATTATATTCCTAAGCAGCAGGCTTTGGGAAGATATAATGAAAACTATGGGGATGAAATGTATATGATTGAAGAGCGTTTTTCTTCTGACCCTAAAACATTAGCTTATCTCGGTAATGCAAAAGATATCGTTTCTACGGATGATGTATTAAAGAACCTTAGCAAAAACAATAAATATTCTGTTGACAGAGAATCCTACATCAGAGCTAGATTATTTGACATGCTTATCGGTGATTGGGACAGACATTCGGATCAGTGGAAATGGGCAGAATATGAGGTAGGTGACAAGGTAGTTTACAAACCTATCCCAAAAGACCGGGACCAGGCGTTCAGTAAATATGATGGAGCAGCATTCAGGCTTATTATGAATGTTCCGGCCATCCGCCATATGAAAACTTTTACAGAAGATATCAGCAGTGTGAAATGGCTTGCCATGGAACCCTATCCAATGGATCTTGTTTTTTTAAAAGGAGCAGATCAGACAGAATGGGAAACACAGGCAAAATATATTCAGGACCATCTTACTGATGCAGATATTGATGATGCTTTCCATAACCTCCCAAAAGAGGTACAGGATGATACCATTGCTGAAATTCAAAGAAAATTGAAAGTAAGAAAAACAAAACTTCAGAGCTACGCCGCTCAATACTATGATGTATTACAGAAAAAAGTATCTCTGGCAGGAACGGTAAATCCTGATAAGTTTGTCATCACCAAAAATGGACATTCCGTACTCGTACAGCAATATAAGCTGGGTAAAGATAAAGATAAGAATGAACTGGTTTTTGAAAAGACTTATTATGATTCAAAAACAAAAGAATTATGGATCTACGGACTGGAAGATGATGACATCTACGAAGTAGCCGGAACCGGCAACCCTAGAATGAATATCCGACTGATTGGTGGATATAATCATGATACCTATACTGTAAGTGACGGAAGAAAAGTGAAGATTTATGATTTTAAATCTCAGAAAAACACTTATAATGCTGGCAATGCAACCAGGAACATCACGGATGATTATGACATTAACAGCTATAATTATAAGCACCCGAAATACAATTCTTTTGCAGGATATCCAAATTTGGACTACAACCCGGATGATGGGGTCATTGTAGGTGTTCTGGCCAATTATACAGTTAATAATTTTATCCGTGATCCTTATACTCAAAGACACAGCTTAAAAGCTAATTTTTATACTGCTACTGCAGGATTCAGCCTTACTTATAAAGGAGTATTTAAAAAGGCTATCTCAGGTTGGGATTTCAATCTGGATGCATTTTATACTACCCCAAGGTTTTCTCAAAACTTCTTTGGATTGTCCAATGAAAGTGAATATGACAAAGAAACTACAGAAAGAGAATACAACAGAGCCAGAATTTCAAAATTCAACTTTGCACCTTCTATCTCTCAGAAGAGCTGGATGAATCTGAGCCATCAGTTTCAATTGACTTTCGAAGATAATAAAGTTCAGAGAAAAGCTGACCGCTTCATCAACCAGTCACCGGACGTAAGACCGGGCGTATTTGACAGCCAGCAGTTTGTAGGGGCCAATTATACATTTGGTTATAAAAATGCAGATAATGTAGCTTTTCCTACTCTTGGACTGGAATTTATGCTTAATGCTGATTGGAAGGCAACTCTTTCTGACTTTAATAGAAACTTTTTGACTGTAAAAGGAAAGCTTGCCATTGATCACAGAATTGACAAGAAAGGAAAATTTGTTTTTGCCAATTCCAGTAACGTAATGTGGATCAATAATAATAATTTTGAATTCTATCAGGCTGCGACTATTGGGGGTAATAATGGAATGAGAGCTTTCAGAAATGAGAGATTCTCAGGAAGATCTTATTTTACCAATAACTCAGAAGTACGATGGGATTTCGGGAGAGTAAGAAACAATATTATTCCTGCGAATATGGGAATCCTTATCGGATATGATATCGGCCGTGTATGGAATGACAATGAAAATTCCAGAAAATGGCATCAATCTGCTGGCGCCGGTGTTTGGTTAAGTATTGTAGAAATGGTGTCTGCAAGACTGAATTATTTCTATGGCTCAGATGGCGGAAGACTTTCTGCAGGGATAGGAATGAAGTTTTAA